TGAGCCCTAGAAAGAGCCCGTCGTAGATGTAGGCAAGGGCCCCGAAGACGAGCGTAGGCGCCAGCCAGACGGAGTAGCGGCCGCCCGCGGCCAGGGTCGGGCCATGGCTGGTCAGAATGCCCAGGATCCCGGCTGGCGCGAGCAGCATCGGGACGATCACAGGCAGCGACAGCGCCACCCCTCCCGACAGGGCCAACCAGCGAAGCCGGGTGAGTCCCGCCCGATCCCGAGAACCGAGCAGCTTTCCCGCCAGGGTTTCGGTAGCGAACGCCGCGCCGTCGATCAGATAGGCCGCCAGGGTCTGAATCCGCGCGAGCACCGTATTGGCGGCCAGAACGACAGTCCCGAGGATGGCGCTGAAGTTCAGAAAGATCGCGAACGCCGATACCAGCGCGATCGTTCGGATCAAGATATCGCGATTGAGAGCGAAGAGCTCCCTGACCTTGTGAGCCTCGAAGAGTTTCGAGAATCCAACCCGGAAGTGGAGAAGCTCCGGAAACAGGAGAGCGACCGCGACGCCCAGCATGACGTACTGACTCGCAGCCGTGGCCAGGCCCGCGCCGTAGGCTGCCATCCCCATGCGCATGATGAAAACGTAGTCCAGTGCAATGTTGGTGAGGTTGGCCGCGAGGGTCATGGTGAGCACGAAGTGGCTGCGCTCTCGACCCAGAAACCAACCTAACAGGACGAAATTGGCGAGGGTGGCCGGCGCGCCCAGGATGCGAGCGCGAAAGTACCGCCGGCCCTCGGATTCGACCTCGGGAGCCCCGGAGAGAAGTCCGAAGCCGGCATTCTCGAGCAGGCGCTGGAGCAGAAGGACCGCGGCTGCCAGGACCAGAGCCGTCAAGAGGCCACGCACGAGGATCTGGTGCAGCTCATCTCGGTCCTCGGAGCCGTGGGCCTGGGCGGTCAAGCCGGTGGTGCCCATGCGCAGGAAGCCGAAGCTCCAGTAGACATACTCGAAGATGATCGACGCCAGCCCGACGCCGGCCAGAAACCGGATGTCGGCAAGGTGGCCGAGCATCGCCGTGTCGACCAGCGATGCCAGGGGAACCGTGAGGTTCGAGAGGATGTTGATGCCGGTCAAGCGCCAGAATCGCAGCCGAAGTCGGCCTGTTTCTTTGGCTTTACCCATTGCGTTCGGTCTTACGGCCGCTGTATCTGGAGGATGTCGCGAAGCGGGCTAAAATGGACGGTGCGAGGGAGCGACCCTATACGACATTTCGCTTTTTTGGCGTTCTTGGAATAGGCCCGATGAGGGCGGGAAGGATTCTCGATGAGGAAACAGAGTCGAGCGACGCCTGGTCGCACAACGAGGCTCGGCGTGTTGGTGCTCGCTGCGGCCCTCAGCAGCGGCTGTGCGGTGAATCAGGCGACTGGGCAGCGACAGCTCATGCTGATCAGCGAGCAACAGGAGATCGCGATGGGGAAGGAGGCCCACGGCCAGATCCTGGCCTCGATGGGCGTCTATCCCGACGACCAGGCGCAGGCTTACGTGTCGGCCCTGGGACAAGAGCTGGCCGCGCTGTCGGAGAGGCCGGACCTACCCTGGACGTTCACCGTGATCGACGACCCGATCGTCAATGCTTTTGCGCTGCCGGGCGGCTACATCTACGTCACCCGAGGCATCATGACCCATCTCTCGAGCGAGGCCGAACTGGTGTCGGTCCTCGGGCACGAGATCGGGCACGTCACCGGCCGGCACGGCGCCAACCGGATGAGCAAGCAACAGCTCGCGGGAATCGGGCTCGGCGTTGGCATGATCGTGTCGCCGGAGTTTGCCCAGTTCGGCGACCTGGCGCAGCAGGGCCTGGGCCTCTTGTTCCTGAAGTACTCCCGAGACGACGAACGCCAGGCGGACGACCTGGGCGTGCGCTACACGGTCAATGGCGGCTGGGACGTCCGCGAGATGCCCGAGGTTTTCGGCGTGTTGAAGAACGTCGGCGAGCTTGCGGGCGCGGGTCGCCTGCCGAACTGGCTTTCGACTCATCCCGATCCGGACCAGCGAGCTCAGCGGATAAACGAGCAGATCGAAAGGATGGCGCAGGACTTCAGTGGCTCGAAGAGGAACCGGCCGACCTACTTCGATCGACTCGACGGCATGGTCTTCGGCCCGAACCCGCGTCAAGGGTATTTCGAGGACAACGTCTTCCTGCACCCGGACCTGGCGTTCCAGATCCAGTTCCCGAGCGGCTGGGCGACTCAGAACCAGACCCAGGCGGTGGTCGGGCAGAGTGAGGCTCAGGATGCCATTGCCGTGTTGACGCTCGAGTCCGAGGCCGACCCGGTGGCCGCGGCGAAGGCGTTTACCGCGCAGGAGGGCCTCGAAGCCGGACGCATCCAGACCGGTAAGATCCACGGCTTCCCGGCCGCCTCGATCGAGTTCAAGGTACCCAAAGAGCAGAACGCTCTGCGCGGGCAGGTCGCGTACCTCCGTTACAACGACAACACCTACCGCCTGCTCGGCTACACGCTCGAGAGCAAGTGGTCGACGTACGGCCGGCCGGTCGGCGCCTTCATTGGGAGCTTCGACCGAGTGACCGACCGGCGGGTTCTCAACGTTCAGCCGGCGCGGGTCAAGGTCGTCAAGCTGCGGCGGGACATGCCCTTCAGCGAGTTCGCGCGCCGCTATCCTTCGAATGCTAAACCGGAGTTACTGGCCTTGATCAACCACACGACGACCGACGGGGTCGTCAAGGCCGGTGAAGCGAAGCAGGTCGTGGGCGGACCGAAGGCCAAGTAGACGCGGGCTGGAGACAGGCGTTCCCTGGCCGATTGCTCTGCCGAGAGGCGACCGTCGGTTGCAGTCCCCCTAGTGCAGCCGCTTTCTTCGGTTCTTTATGTAGTCGGCGAGGATGAACTCACCCAGGTCCTGGGGTGAGGCGAAATAGGCGCGGCCACGGTTGACCTGCGTCAGCTTCTCGACGAAGTCGGTCAGCATGGGATCGGTGGCCAGCATGAACGTGGTGATGACGATCTTCTGGCGGCGACAGAGATCGGCCTCTTCGAGCGTGCGGTTGACGATCTTCATGTCGAGTCCGAAGGGGTTTTTGTAGACCGATCCGCCTTCGGTGATCGCGGACGGCTTGCCGTCGGTGATCAGGAAGATTTGTTTGTTGGGTTGCTTTTGCCGCGCCAGCATGGAGCGGGCGAGCTGGAGGCCTTCCCGCGTGTTCGTGTGGAATGGTCCCGCATCCACGTAGGCCAGGTCCGACAGCTCGATACGCTCGGCGCGGTCTCCGAACAGAAGCACACCGAGGGAGTCCTTCGGGTACTTAGTGGTGATCAACTCGGTCAAAGCCAGCGCCACTTTCTTGGCGGGAGTGATGCGGTCCTCGCCGTAGAGAATCATCGAATGCGAGACGTCGATAGCGACCACCGTCGAGCATGCCGTCAAGTGCTCGGTCTCGTGGACTTCGAGATCGTCTTCGGCGAGCTCCAGGTCGCCGAGGGTCCTCTTGAGGGCGTTACGAACCGAAGAGGTCGCGTCCAAGCGATGAACGTCGTCGCCGAACCGGTACGAGCGCGTCTCGGGCAATTGCTCGGAGCCTTCGCCGACGGACCTGACCGGGTGATAACCGGTGGAGCTGCGCGAGAGGCTCGAGAAGATCTCCTCGAAGGCCTCTTTGCGGATGCTGCGCTCCCCGGCGCCGGTGAGCATGACGCCGCCCTGGCCGTCCCTCGCGATCAGGCGCCGATCTTCGAGAGTGTCGAAGAAGGCCTCGAGATCGATGCCTTCATCGATGTAGCCGCGCTCCTGGAGCTCGTGCATCCACTCCATGGCGTTCTCTGCGTCGCCGCCGGAGGCGAGCAGCAGCTGGTTGAAGAGCCGCTCCAAGCTCAGCCCGTCGAGGATCGACTGGATGAGATCGGGATCGAGATGGAAGAAGCGATGCCGCATCGGGCATCAGGTCCTCGCCGAGCGCGGCTTGAGCAGCTGGAATTTGATCATCTCCTTGTAGGTGATCCGGCTGTCGAGATCTTCGCGGCCGAGCTTGAGGTACTGGTGGAGTCCCTCGAGCAAAAGCTCCGCGCCGAAGGCGTCGGTGCTGGAGTCGCCACCGTCGGAGTTGGCCGCGACCAGGTCGAAGAGGCCGGGGACCTTGTCGAGCTCGAGGCGGTACTCTTCCGCGGACTGCTCGTCCGAGATCAGCACCTCGTTACCCTCGGCAAACCAGGCCACGATCGGTGAGTAGATGCTGGTGTCGTCGTCGCCGCCGCTTCCGACCGCGCGCTCGACCTTTGGGAAGTGCTTGTCGAAGAGCTTCTTGACTGCATCGCCGATGATCTGGCGAGCCACGACCTCGACGCCCTGCTGCTCCCCTTCGTAGACCATCTCGAGCTTGCCGGTAATTGCGGGCAGGAGCATGTAGAGGTCGCACAGACGCGGGGTGGCGGCCTCTTTGCCGTGGATGAGCGCACGACGTTCGAGATTCGAGACCAGAAGCTCGAGCGCCGAGATCGGCATCCGGGCGGAGACTCCGGAGGTCTGGTCCACCATGTCGCTGTCGCGGGCCGCGAACGCTATCTGCTCGACGAGATGAGTTACTTCTTCGCTCAGTGGCGGCAGCTCCGACTCTCGATCGGTCCACGCCTCTTGACCCGTGATCTCGGCGGCGGTCGCGACGTCGCCGGGGTAGTGGGTGAGGATTTGTGAAGAGATCCTGTCTTTGAGCGGCGTGATGATCGAGCCGCGGTTGGTGTAGTCCTCGGGATTGGCCGAAAACACCATCAGGATCTCGAGGGGGATCCGGACCGGGAAGCCCCGGAGCTGGAGGTCCCGCTCCTCGAGGATGTTGAGCAGACCGACCTGAATCCGCGGAGCGAGGTCGGGGAGCTCGTTGATCGCGAAGATGCCGCGGTTCGTCCGC
This genomic interval from bacterium contains the following:
- a CDS encoding MATE family efflux transporter; amino-acid sequence: MGKAKETGRLRLRFWRLTGINILSNLTVPLASLVDTAMLGHLADIRFLAGVGLASIIFEYVYWSFGFLRMGTTGLTAQAHGSEDRDELHQILVRGLLTALVLAAAVLLLQRLLENAGFGLLSGAPEVESEGRRYFRARILGAPATLANFVLLGWFLGRERSHFVLTMTLAANLTNIALDYVFIMRMGMAAYGAGLATAASQYVMLGVAVALLFPELLHFRVGFSKLFEAHKVRELFALNRDILIRTIALVSAFAIFLNFSAILGTVVLAANTVLARIQTLAAYLIDGAAFATETLAGKLLGSRDRAGLTRLRWLALSGGVALSLPVIVPMLLAPAGILGILTSHGPTLAAGGRYSVWLAPTLVFGALAYIYDGLFLGLTRGRTLRNAMLFSTLIVFVPIALYALQHRSNDLLWLAMVAFMIARTLSLALADRLLREPL
- a CDS encoding M48 family metalloprotease, which encodes MRKQSRATPGRTTRLGVLVLAAALSSGCAVNQATGQRQLMLISEQQEIAMGKEAHGQILASMGVYPDDQAQAYVSALGQELAALSERPDLPWTFTVIDDPIVNAFALPGGYIYVTRGIMTHLSSEAELVSVLGHEIGHVTGRHGANRMSKQQLAGIGLGVGMIVSPEFAQFGDLAQQGLGLLFLKYSRDDERQADDLGVRYTVNGGWDVREMPEVFGVLKNVGELAGAGRLPNWLSTHPDPDQRAQRINEQIERMAQDFSGSKRNRPTYFDRLDGMVFGPNPRQGYFEDNVFLHPDLAFQIQFPSGWATQNQTQAVVGQSEAQDAIAVLTLESEADPVAAAKAFTAQEGLEAGRIQTGKIHGFPAASIEFKVPKEQNALRGQVAYLRYNDNTYRLLGYTLESKWSTYGRPVGAFIGSFDRVTDRRVLNVQPARVKVVKLRRDMPFSEFARRYPSNAKPELLALINHTTTDGVVKAGEAKQVVGGPKAK
- a CDS encoding VWA domain-containing protein — its product is MRHRFFHLDPDLIQSILDGLSLERLFNQLLLASGGDAENAMEWMHELQERGYIDEGIDLEAFFDTLEDRRLIARDGQGGVMLTGAGERSIRKEAFEEIFSSLSRSSTGYHPVRSVGEGSEQLPETRSYRFGDDVHRLDATSSVRNALKRTLGDLELAEDDLEVHETEHLTACSTVVAIDVSHSMILYGEDRITPAKKVALALTELITTKYPKDSLGVLLFGDRAERIELSDLAYVDAGPFHTNTREGLQLARSMLARQKQPNKQIFLITDGKPSAITEGGSVYKNPFGLDMKIVNRTLEEADLCRRQKIVITTFMLATDPMLTDFVEKLTQVNRGRAYFASPQDLGEFILADYIKNRRKRLH
- a CDS encoding magnesium chelatase — protein: MARPATLGELKASGYSPRSVKDEIRFHLRRKLAAGEPLFPGVLGYDRTVIPGVVNALLARHDFILLGLRGQAKTRLLRGLTDLLDDAIPVLAGSELNDDPLAPISTYGQRLIDETGNEAPIEWWPREERYNEKLATPDVSIADLLGDIDPIKAATRKLTFADPEVMHFGIVPRTNRGIFAINELPDLAPRIQVGLLNILEERDLQLRGFPVRIPLEILMVFSANPEDYTNRGSIITPLKDRISSQILTHYPGDVATAAEITGQEAWTDRESELPPLSEEVTHLVEQIAFAARDSDMVDQTSGVSARMPISALELLVSNLERRALIHGKEAATPRLCDLYMLLPAITGKLEMVYEGEQQGVEVVARQIIGDAVKKLFDKHFPKVERAVGSGGDDDTSIYSPIVAWFAEGNEVLISDEQSAEEYRLELDKVPGLFDLVAANSDGGDSSTDAFGAELLLEGLHQYLKLGREDLDSRITYKEMIKFQLLKPRSART